Proteins from a genomic interval of Oncorhynchus nerka isolate Pitt River linkage group LG13, Oner_Uvic_2.0, whole genome shotgun sequence:
- the uox gene encoding uricase: MATTSTQNVEFVRTGYGKNLVKVLFIRREGTHHYITELTANVELTLKSHKDYLTGDNSDIIPTDTVKNTVHALAKLKGVLTIEQFAMDISKHFLTAFKHVTRVNVKIEEAPWRRLEKNGVEHVHAFIYSPESWRFCEVEQNHNESPILHSGVKNMKVLKTTQSGFEGFFRDRFTTLQEAKDRCFCTSVYARWRYNKVQNVNFDSAWNSVKETIIEKFAGPYDRGEYSPSVQKTLYDTQVIVLDRVPEIEEIEIVMPNQHYFTIDMTKMGLTNNNEVLLPLDNPSGNIMGTVRRKLQAKL, from the exons ATGGCAACTACCTCAACTCAG AATGTGGAGTTTGTGCGGACCGGCTATGGCAAGAATCTGGTCAAGGTGCTGTTTATCAGACGAGAGGGAACTCACCACTACATCACTGAGCTGACAGCTAATGTGGAGCTCACCCTCAAGTCCCACAAGGACTACTTGACCGGTGACAACTCGGACATCATCCCTACTGACACTGTCAAGAACACCGTCCATGCACTGGCTAAGCTGAAGGGA GTTTTGACCATAGAGCAGTTCGCCATGGACATCAGCAAACATTTCCTGACAGCTTTCAAACATGTGACCAGGGTAAACGTGAAGATTGAGGAGGCACCATGGAGGAGACTGGAGAAG AATGGTGTCGAGCATGTACATGCATTCATCTACAGCCCTGAATCCTGGCGCTTCTGTGAAGTCGAACAGAATCATAATG AGAGCCCTATTCTTCACAGTGGCGTGAAAAACATGAAGGTGCTGAAGACCACTCAGTCTGGCTTCGAGGGCTTCTTCCGAGACCGCTTCACCACTCTACAGGAGGCCAAGGACAGGTGTTTCTGTACCTCTGTCTACGCCAGGTGGCGCTACAACAAGGTCCAAAATGTCAACTTTGACAGTGCATG GAACTCTGTCAAGGAGACAATAATTGAGAAGTTTGCTGGCCCATACGATCGTGGAGAGTACTCTCCCTCTGTGCAGAAAACCCTCTACGACACACAGGTCATAGTCCTGGATAGGGTGCCTGAG attgaagagattgagatagtCATGCCTAACCAACATTATTTCACCATTGACATGACGAAAATGGGTCTCACCAATAACAATGAA GTTCTTCTGCCATTGGACAATCCTTCAGGGAACATCATGGGCACAGTACGCAGGAAGCTGCAAGCAAAGCTATGA